A window from Chitinophaga filiformis encodes these proteins:
- a CDS encoding ABC transporter permease, with translation MMADSNSRTSFGGNAWKRLRRNTGAVAGMLLIVLAVIVSILAYVLAPDGTPYANRMMLETSGQKPGFRMHVLALQQDRQIGQVGFFSRLMNGQPDTVSYIPVRNWHFSGNDIIIARYLDEEETVTERYSLGRVLFAKEVPPGGRLKQWQQEIAANRIKERIYWLGTDKFGRDILSRLLVGTRVSLSVGCIAVIISLTIGILLGAVAGYFRGVTDDVVMWLVNVIWSVPTLLLVFAITLALGKGFWQVFIAVGLTMWVNVARIIRGQVLALRELPFIEATRALGFGHTRTIVKHILPNILGPVMVVAAGNFATAIVVEAGLSFLGVGVQPPQPSWGLMIKENYNFIITHNPMLALIPGLAIMVMVLAFNLLGNGLRDAMDVRQ, from the coding sequence ATGATGGCAGACAGCAACAGCAGAACCTCATTTGGCGGTAATGCCTGGAAAAGGTTACGGCGTAATACGGGCGCTGTAGCGGGCATGTTGTTGATCGTTTTGGCAGTGATCGTTAGTATACTGGCCTATGTACTGGCGCCCGACGGCACTCCTTATGCCAACAGGATGATGCTGGAGACCAGCGGGCAAAAGCCGGGGTTCCGTATGCATGTACTGGCGCTGCAGCAGGACCGGCAGATAGGCCAGGTTGGTTTTTTCTCCCGTTTGATGAATGGCCAGCCTGATACAGTAAGCTATATCCCTGTCCGTAATTGGCATTTTTCCGGCAATGACATCATTATAGCGAGATACCTGGATGAAGAAGAAACGGTGACGGAGCGGTATAGCCTTGGACGCGTATTATTTGCAAAGGAAGTGCCTCCCGGCGGCAGGTTGAAACAATGGCAACAGGAGATTGCCGCTAACAGGATCAAAGAACGCATTTACTGGCTGGGAACAGATAAATTCGGGAGGGACATTCTGAGCCGCCTGCTGGTAGGCACAAGAGTGAGTCTGAGTGTAGGCTGTATAGCGGTGATCATTTCCCTGACCATTGGCATCCTGCTGGGAGCAGTAGCGGGTTATTTCCGGGGAGTGACGGATGATGTGGTGATGTGGCTGGTGAATGTGATCTGGTCTGTACCTACCTTGCTGCTGGTATTTGCCATTACGTTAGCGCTGGGCAAGGGTTTCTGGCAGGTATTCATAGCTGTGGGACTGACCATGTGGGTGAATGTGGCCAGGATCATCCGGGGGCAGGTGCTGGCATTGCGGGAACTGCCTTTTATAGAAGCTACGCGGGCCCTGGGCTTTGGTCATACGCGCACGATAGTAAAACATATACTGCCCAACATCCTTGGCCCGGTAATGGTGGTAGCCGCAGGTAACTTTGCCACCGCTATAGTTGTAGAAGCCGGCCTCAGTTTCCTGGGGGTGGGGGTGCAACCACCGCAGCCTTCCTGGGGCCTGATGATCAAGGAGAACTATAACTTTATTATCACCCACAATCCTATGTTAGCGTTAATTCCGGGTCTGGCCATTATGGTGATGGTATTGGCCTTTAACCTGTTAGGGAACGGGCTGCGGGACGCCATGGACGTGCGGCAGTAA
- the gldC gene encoding gliding motility protein GldC → MGKTSTIQIQVGLDNDRIPEKIEWRATDSSEADRFQQAKAMLIAFWDGGDKTALRIDLWTKQMMVDEMADFFFQTLMTMADTYQRATPYKDQADDLRAFAKDFYKKFEEKQKQEQ, encoded by the coding sequence ATGGGAAAGACATCTACCATACAAATTCAGGTGGGACTGGACAATGACAGGATACCTGAAAAGATAGAATGGAGGGCAACTGACAGCTCTGAAGCAGACCGTTTCCAGCAGGCAAAGGCCATGCTGATCGCCTTTTGGGATGGTGGTGACAAAACCGCCCTGCGCATAGACTTATGGACGAAACAAATGATGGTGGATGAAATGGCCGATTTCTTTTTCCAGACATTAATGACCATGGCTGATACTTATCAGCGTGCTACGCCATATAAGGACCAGGCGGATGATCTCCGTGCTTTTGCCAAGGATTTCTACAAGAAATTCGAAGAAAAGCAGAAACAGGAACAATAG
- a CDS encoding CBS domain-containing protein encodes MLARDLISTVVPILHPLDPGSRALRLMNEYHLTQLPLVLENKYLALVEEDDILDLEDQEIALENMEYNGPKPAIAENAHFFDAIRLFHEMKLAVLPVISQEKEYIGVVTKDSLLSALAQYNGVKEHGGILVLDLDPRDYSLSEIARIAESNDVTLLSVNTMTNPVSGRFEVLLKTNRQELQGLVATFERFNYIIKYTITEEQEEDLLKKNYDLLMNYISM; translated from the coding sequence ATGCTGGCAAGAGATCTGATATCAACGGTTGTTCCTATTCTGCATCCACTGGATCCGGGATCTAGGGCACTGCGCCTGATGAATGAATATCATCTTACGCAACTGCCGCTGGTATTGGAAAACAAATACCTGGCGCTGGTTGAGGAAGATGATATACTTGACCTGGAAGATCAGGAAATAGCGCTGGAGAATATGGAATACAACGGCCCTAAACCGGCTATTGCAGAGAATGCGCATTTCTTTGACGCAATACGTCTCTTCCATGAAATGAAACTTGCCGTATTGCCGGTGATCAGCCAGGAAAAAGAATATATCGGTGTTGTTACGAAAGACAGCCTGCTGTCCGCTCTTGCGCAATACAACGGTGTAAAGGAACATGGAGGTATATTGGTGCTGGATCTTGATCCGCGTGACTATAGCCTCAGTGAAATAGCCCGTATCGCAGAATCAAATGACGTAACACTGCTGAGCGTAAATACAATGACCAACCCTGTGTCCGGCAGATTTGAAGTGCTGCTGAAGACGAACAGACAGGAATTGCAGGGATTGGTGGCTACTTTTGAACGTTTCAATTATATTATTAAATATACTATTACTGAAGAGCAGGAGGAAGATCTGCTGAAAAAGAATTACGACCTGTTGATGAATTATATCAGTATGTAA
- a CDS encoding alpha/beta fold hydrolase, with protein sequence MVYEIKTQGKFKFIEEGEGEPLVLLHGLFGAMSNFGGLIDYFRHYNKVVVPLLPLFDLNILDTSVAGLAKYVHRFIEAMGYTNVHLLGNSLGGHVGLVYLLKHPEAPVKSLILTGSSGLFENGMGETYPKRGDYEYIRKKTELTFYDPAMATKELVDEVFDITTNRLKVIKIITLAKSAIRHNLGEELRDIKIPTLLVWGLNDTVTPPMVGEEFKKLIPNSELHFIDKCGHAPMMERPEEFNKILHPFLDKLKKQ encoded by the coding sequence ATGGTTTACGAAATTAAAACACAGGGAAAGTTTAAATTTATTGAGGAAGGTGAGGGGGAGCCATTAGTACTGTTGCATGGGCTATTCGGTGCGATGAGCAACTTCGGTGGTTTGATAGATTATTTCCGCCACTATAACAAAGTGGTGGTTCCACTTTTACCTCTGTTTGATCTGAATATACTGGATACGTCTGTGGCAGGGCTGGCAAAATACGTGCACAGGTTTATCGAAGCAATGGGATACACCAATGTGCACCTGCTGGGTAACTCCCTGGGAGGACACGTGGGACTTGTATACCTGCTGAAGCATCCCGAAGCACCTGTTAAATCATTGATACTCACAGGTAGTTCAGGCTTGTTTGAAAATGGAATGGGGGAAACCTATCCTAAGCGTGGCGATTACGAATACATCCGTAAGAAAACAGAACTGACCTTCTACGATCCGGCAATGGCTACCAAAGAGCTGGTAGATGAAGTGTTTGATATTACCACTAACCGCCTTAAGGTGATCAAGATCATCACCCTGGCGAAATCTGCAATCCGGCACAACCTGGGTGAAGAACTGCGTGATATCAAGATACCTACTCTCCTTGTATGGGGACTGAACGATACTGTTACGCCACCAATGGTTGGCGAAGAGTTCAAAAAGCTCATACCAAATTCAGAACTGCATTTCATCGACAAATGCGGCCATGCACCAATGATGGAGCGGCCGGAAGAGTTCAACAAGATCCTGCATCCGTTTCTTGATAAATTGAAAAAACAGTAA
- a CDS encoding CvpA family protein, whose translation MGIDIVFAILMVLAIYKGYSRGLIVAVFSFIAVTLGLAAALKLSTVTALYAQEHWGIHTRWLPVLSFIALFVGVVFAVRFGATLIQKMVEAAMLGWLNKLGGIILYSAIFIIVYSILLWIANQLYWLSPELKMQSVVYPYIEPLGPAVMNLWGKIVPVFKNMFENLQSFFDNAAKEIQST comes from the coding sequence ATGGGCATAGATATAGTTTTCGCCATCCTGATGGTATTAGCCATATATAAAGGATATAGCCGGGGGCTTATCGTAGCCGTTTTTTCCTTTATTGCAGTCACCCTTGGACTCGCCGCCGCGTTGAAACTATCCACAGTGACTGCCCTGTACGCACAGGAGCATTGGGGCATCCATACCCGTTGGTTACCGGTATTAAGCTTTATTGCACTTTTTGTAGGAGTGGTATTTGCCGTCAGGTTCGGGGCTACCCTTATCCAGAAGATGGTGGAAGCAGCAATGTTGGGCTGGTTAAACAAATTAGGTGGAATTATATTATATAGTGCTATCTTTATCATTGTATACAGCATCCTTTTATGGATCGCCAATCAACTGTACTGGTTAAGTCCGGAGCTCAAGATGCAGTCGGTAGTCTATCCCTACATAGAACCTCTGGGGCCGGCAGTTATGAATTTGTGGGGCAAAATTGTTCCTGTCTTTAAAAATATGTTTGAAAATCTACAGTCATTTTTTGACAACGCAGCGAAAGAAATACAATCTACTTAG
- a CDS encoding GatB/YqeY domain-containing protein: MSLELNVNAAIKAAMLAKNEAELRALRAIKAAVLLAKTAEGGGAELTGDDEIKLLQKLAKQRKDSLEIFRQQNREDLAVKEEEELVVIEKYLPKQMDEAELRAAITEIIAATGASSPADMGKVMGVATKQLAGKADGKAISGLVKELLAK, translated from the coding sequence ATGTCATTAGAATTAAATGTTAACGCCGCAATCAAGGCTGCAATGCTGGCAAAGAATGAAGCCGAACTGCGTGCCCTGCGCGCAATCAAGGCTGCAGTATTGCTGGCCAAGACAGCAGAAGGTGGTGGAGCAGAACTGACCGGCGACGATGAGATAAAACTCCTCCAGAAGCTGGCAAAACAAAGGAAAGACTCCCTGGAGATATTCCGTCAGCAGAACCGTGAAGACCTCGCTGTAAAAGAAGAAGAGGAACTGGTGGTGATCGAAAAATACCTGCCGAAACAGATGGATGAGGCAGAATTGAGAGCTGCTATAACTGAAATCATTGCTGCAACAGGCGCCAGCTCACCTGCCGATATGGGTAAGGTAATGGGTGTAGCCACCAAACAACTGGCCGGCAAGGCCGATGGTAAGGCTATTTCCGGACTGGTAAAAGAGCTGTTGGCTAAATAA
- a CDS encoding glycosyltransferase, translating to MRIGVNASCVLQDTPADTGNIIRDLLSGLCQSHPEHHFVFFFDQTPPATLQWPENVRTVVVPATGFRNWQQYLWLEWKLVSAIKKQQLDLFLGMDGQIPLRSKVPAHLVIGDAGFLHGLAGIPVSRQRLLKKNLTRYIAQAKKVIVLSHTLEQDILQYAPDAAAKLQVLLPAVDNSYKPLQWEDREEVKSTYAGSVEYFVAVGNIHPKNNLMPLLKAFSALKRRLHSNMKLLLVGSETPAGAEITGSLPSYKYRNDVVLIPDADQATLAGIVAGAYALLYTTRFAGVAMPVYAAMQCDVPVIALEGAAAREAGGDAVLYADPESLEDLADKMCLLYKDEELRSRLLGKIRKAGPGGAFDTLIID from the coding sequence ATGCGTATAGGAGTGAATGCCTCCTGTGTATTGCAGGATACGCCTGCGGATACAGGTAACATCATCAGGGATCTACTGTCAGGATTATGCCAGTCACACCCGGAGCACCATTTCGTTTTCTTCTTTGATCAGACACCGCCGGCAACCTTACAATGGCCGGAGAATGTAAGAACAGTGGTAGTACCTGCTACGGGCTTCCGTAACTGGCAGCAGTACCTGTGGCTGGAATGGAAACTGGTGAGCGCCATTAAGAAGCAGCAGCTGGATCTTTTTCTGGGTATGGACGGGCAAATACCTTTACGCAGCAAGGTGCCTGCTCACCTGGTGATTGGTGATGCGGGCTTTTTGCATGGCCTGGCTGGCATCCCGGTTTCGAGGCAGCGCCTGCTGAAAAAGAATCTGACCAGGTATATCGCTCAGGCAAAAAAAGTGATTGTGTTGTCGCATACCCTGGAGCAGGACATATTACAGTATGCACCTGATGCAGCCGCAAAACTCCAGGTGTTGCTGCCGGCTGTTGACAATAGTTATAAACCCTTGCAATGGGAGGACAGGGAGGAAGTGAAAAGCACCTATGCCGGCAGTGTCGAGTATTTCGTGGCCGTAGGCAACATCCACCCGAAAAATAACCTGATGCCGCTGCTCAAGGCATTCTCCGCTTTAAAGCGCAGGTTGCACTCCAATATGAAATTGTTGCTGGTAGGCTCAGAGACGCCTGCCGGTGCAGAAATTACGGGCTCTTTACCCTCCTATAAATACAGGAATGACGTGGTGCTGATACCAGATGCCGATCAGGCCACACTGGCGGGGATAGTAGCAGGAGCTTATGCGCTGCTGTATACAACCCGTTTTGCAGGCGTTGCCATGCCGGTATATGCAGCCATGCAGTGCGATGTACCGGTTATTGCCCTGGAGGGCGCTGCAGCAAGGGAAGCGGGGGGAGATGCGGTATTGTATGCTGATCCGGAGAGCCTGGAGGACCTGGCAGATAAAATGTGTCTGTTGTATAAAGATGAGGAACTGAGAAGCCGGCTGCTGGGTAAGATAAGGAAAGCGGGCCCGGGCGGGGCATTTGACACACTGATTATAGATTAG